A region of the Candidatus Gastranaerophilales bacterium genome:
GCTTTGATAACGGAAATTATCTTATCACGGTTTCGTGCAAGTTCCGGATATGTTTCTTTATAGCTATCTACAACCGTATCCACTATTTTGTAAAGGAACGGCAGCTCCAATCCTAAAATTTTGCCATGGCGCAGCGCCCGCCTTAAAATCATACGCTCTACATAGCCGCGTCCCTCATTGCTCGGGGTTAATCCGTCTGCAATCATAAACGATACGCAGCGTGCATGGTCTGTGATGATACGAATACTGATGTCGGTTTTGGGGTCTTTTTTATATTCTTTAGAGGAAAGCTCACAGACTTTTTTCAAAATCGGCTGCAAAAGGTCTGTGTCAAAAGTTGAGGTTACACCGTTTACAACCATTGTTACACGCTCTAAGCCCATTCCGGTATCAACATTTTTCTTAGCTAACGGGGTCAGGTTGCCTTCTTCGTCCTGATTCAATTCGGTAAATACCAAATTCCAAATTTCAACAAACCTGTCGCATTCGCAGGTATCAATGCCGCAATTATCACAGCAGGCATATTCCGCACCTAAATCATAGTGAATTTCGCTGCAGGGTCCGCAAGGTCCTGAAGCACCCGCAGGTCCCCAAAAATTATCCTTTTTGCCTTTTTTTAATATCCGCTCGGGTCTGACTCCTGTTTTTTTCCATATCTCAACAGCTTCATCGTCTGTTTCAAAAACCGTAATCCACAGCCTTTCTACATCAAGCTTTATTTCATTTATTACAAAATCCCATGCCCATGGAATAATTTCCTCTTTGAAATAATCGCCAAAGCTGAAATTGCCGAGCATTTCAAAAAAAGTGTGATGACGTGGAGTTCTGCCTACATTTTCTATGTCTGAATCTTTGCCGCCGGCTCTTGCGCATTTTTGTACGGTTGCGATTCTTGGCGGGTTTGGCGGTTCTTCATAACCCAAAAACATCGGTACAAATTGCAGCATTCCTGCTGTTGTTAAAAGCACGGTAGGATTATCAGGGATTAAGCTTGAACTTTTATATTGCAAATGATTGTGCTTTTTTACAAAGAAATCTATGTATTTTTTCCTTAATTCGTTTCCGGTTAATTTGTCAGACATTTACTTTACCTTATATAGCTGTATTTTAATTAAAATTATATAACAAATAAAAGCGTTATATAGCAAGACTTAAATACAGCGGATTGCTTAATGGCAAAAAAACCGAAAAAATGTTATGATGGCTCTACGTTATTGTTATGGAAAACCTGAAACACAGGGGGTTATATGAAAGTATTGTTAATAAACAGCAGCGCGAAACCCGACGGCTGCACATTTACTGCGCTGGGCGAAGTGGCAAAAGCGCTTAACGCTGAAGGAATAGAAACCGAAATTGTTCAATTGGGCGCCGCACCCGTTGCTGATTGCGTTGCATGTTATGTTTGCAGAAAAAACTCTACAGGCAAGTGTGTCTTTGATGGTGATATTGTAAATATTCTGATTGAAAAAGCAAAAGAAGCTGACGGGTTTGTTTTTGGTTCGCCCGTTTATTACGCTCACCCGACGGGAAGAATACTATCTGTTATGAACAGGGTATTTTTTGCAGGCGGGCATGCATTGAGGTACAAACCTGCGGCAGCTGTTGTTTCAGCAAGACGTGCAGGCACAACCGCTGCTTTGGATGTGATTAATAAGCATTTTACGATTAATAATATGCCTGTTGTTCCTTCATGTTATTGGAATATGGTACATGGCAGTTCGCCTGAAGATGTTTACAAAGACGAAGAAGGTGTGCAAATTATGCGGACTTTGGGCAAGAACATGGCTTGGATGTTAAAATGCATTGAAGCAGGCAAAAATGCTGATATTAATCCGCCTGAAGCCGAAGAAAAAATCTGGACGAATTTTATAAGATAGCTATCTCACAAATTGCCTGTCCATTTTTCTTAATCTTCAATAAAACTTATAGAATTTTTTAACTCTTTTTCAATTGCTGCAATAATCTTTGATAAAGGAATGTTTAAGCTTTCGGATATGCGCCATAATGTGGAAAATTGAGGGTCTTTTACACCTTTTTCTAAATCTGACCAAATGGATTTTGATAAATTTACTTCATCAGAAAGTAAACTTATAGACTTTTTTGATTTCTTTCTAAGAATTTTAATCTGTTTTGCCAATGTATTTTTTAAAATTTGTTTATTCTCTTGCATAATTACATATTATTGTACTAATATTAGAACATATCGTTCTTATTTAAGAACGAAACCCGAGGAGTAAATATGTCTAAAGATATTATTTATATTGAAGATTTAAAGTTTTTGTCAGAAAGTGTTTTTGTGTTTAGTTCTATTCTTAAAGATTATTGCGGTTATCATAAATCAGAAAGTTTGGAATTGGGTTTTATTGACATATTATCTGAATATTTGGTTATAACCTCTGATAAGTTAAACAGCATGCTGATTGATTATAATGACAATGATTGATGTGTATAACGTTACTGAAGATGAAAATATTTTTCAAACTCTTTATGTTTAGTGTCTAACTCCTTTTTTAAAATAAGGAGTTTTTGCCTGAGCTTATCTTTATCTTTTAAAATATCATTGCCAAAAAAGCCTTTTGCCCGTGATTTTAGAAATAAATTTTTAAAGTCTGTAAGCTGCTGATAAATTTCAATATCAATTTTCAAATCCTGAGAATTTAAAAGCATAAAAATTTCTCCAAGGGTATTTTTTGTTTGGGTAAGTTTATTGCCCGATAAAAAGTCCTTTAATTGACCCGTAAGTGTGATTAAAGCTTTATAATCTTCATAAATCAAAGTTCTTTTTGCGGGAAGTGTCTTGTTGAAAAACTCCATTGTTGTTGTGTAGCCTATGTCTATGAGCTTTTGTTTTTCAGGTGTAGACAGATTAAAATTAACAAGCAGAATATCTTCGGTGTCTATTTTTATATAATCGAACTTGTCTTGTTTGGCGTATAATCCCATCACAAAATCAGTAGAGCAGTTAGTGATTGTATTGTAAAGAGTGTTGAAAAACCCGAATACGGAGCTTATTTTGTTATATTTGCCGCCTTCAAGTCTGAATTCAAGTATTCGCAAGTTTTCGGGGCATAAAGACTTGTCGAGTTTCCAAAGAGGGTTGCTTTTTAATAAATCGCCGTCTGTGAGTAATTTTTCTTCGTGTTCAACAGGGGTCAAAAGCCCGGGCATACTGCCTGAAATCCTTATCGCTTCGGCTACTTCAAAATCAGGGGTGTGGAATTTTGAAAATATAAAGGGTTTGGAATTTTTTATATCGGTGGTTATAATTAACAAGTCTTTTTCAAGGTCTTTGAAGCATATCGGAGAGTTTTCGTCTTTTATATAATTTTCTTTATAAAAAATTTTCTCAAGATTGTTTCTTAACCAGTCTAAAAGCACCCCGCCTTTGCTTATTGAAAAAGTCGGTGAGAAGCTTAAGTTGATATCTCTGAAAAGCTCGTAATTAACTTCCGAAAAAATATCATACAGGTCTTGACCGGTTGCCCCTGCTGCAAGAAAAGCGCTTAATATAGCGCCAACCGAGGAGCCTGCATACATCTTCGGTACAATACCAAGCTCTTCAAAGGCTCTTTGCACCCCTATATACGCGTAACCTCTGACTGCTCCGCCGCCGAATATGCATAGATAATTCAAGTCTTTGTTCATATAATAATTATAAAGCTAAATGCCAAAAGAGGCTATTATTTTAATTGCGAACGCCGCTCGAATACTCAAGCGGCGTTCTTGTTAAGACTGTCTGTTTTTTCTAATTTTGATCTAAGTAATTTTTTAAGCCTTTGGCTTCTATGTTATTTTTACATAACTTTTTAAGTTTGCAAATTGCCCTGTTTTCTATTTGTCGGACCCTTTCTCTTGAAACACTGTATTTTGCGCCTATTTCTTCAAGAGTTTTTTTCTGTCCGTCATCATCAAGCCCAAATCTTAAAATAAGAATATCTCGTTCTTTTTGGCTTAATTTACTGAGCATTCCCTGAACTTCATTTAAAAGATTGTCTTGCGTTACTTGAGATTCGGGAGCTATTGAGGCTTCGTCGATTAAAATATCGGCGATTTTTGCAGTTTCTTCTTTTTGGTTAATAGGTGTTTCGATACTTATCGTGCCTTGAGCCGAGCGTATCACGTACCTTAATTTAGAAAGCGGCATATCGAGTTTTTCCGCGATTTCTTCTTTGGTGGGGGTACGATTTAAGTATAATTTTAAGTCTTTTGAAACTTTTTTTATTTTGCCTAAAGTTTCTATCATGTGTACAGGAAGTCTGATGGTTCTTGATTTGTCGGCGATGCCTCTTGTTATTGCCTGCTGTATCCACCAGGTTGCATAAGTGCTGAATTTGTAGCCCTTTGAATAATCAAACTTTTCCGCGGCCTTAATAAGCCCTACGTTGCCTTCCTGAATTAAATCAAGGAAAGTTAAGCCCCTGCCTATGTATTTTTTGGCAATGCTTACAACAAGTCTTAGGTTAGCCCTGATAAGTTTGTTTTTTGCAACCTTGTCATTTTTTTCCTGAATACGTCTGGCAAATTCTACCTCCTGTTCTTGCGTAAGAAGAGAGATTTTACCTATTTGCTGCAGGTAAATTTTTACAGAGTCATCGCTAAAGCCCAATGAGTAATCAAGCTCTGATACTTGAGTACTTGCAGGACCTTCGAGTTCTTCTTCAAATTGTTCAAAATCTATATCTATATCATTTGAATCATTGTCGTCATCTAAGGAAGATATTTTCGATTTGGATTTTTTTTGTTCATCAGACATCTCTAATGCTAAACCTTTTTGTTGCATTTGTACTCCTCCTTATTCTATACCATGTTGTAGTTTTTTTACTACACGATTTTGATGATTTTAACGTTTTTTTACGTTAATTTGTTGGCGGACAAACTCAAACATTAGTATAGCAGCTGCATTAGAAACATTTAGAGAGTTGAATTCTCCCGGCATTGGTATTTTTATCAGCACATCACATTTTTTTGCACTAAGCCGGCTTATTCCCTGATTTTCACCACCGAGAATAAAGGCGGTATTGGTATCATAGCGTACATCAAAGTAGTTTTCGCTTCCCGATGCTTCCGCTCCGTAAACCCAAAAGCCGATTTTTTTTAAATCGTCTATCGCATTGTTAAGGTTGGATACTTGTACTATCGGAAGCTGTGAAACTGCTCCTGCGGAACATTTCTCTACTACCGAGGTTACAAGAGAGGTTCTCCTTTTAGGAATAATTACCCCTTGCGCTCCTGCACATTTTGCACTCCTTATAATTGCCCCGAGATTATGCGGGTCTTCTACACCGTCCAGAAGGATTACCAGTGATTTTTCCCTGCCCTTGAGCAAGGCTGCAAAATCATCGAAATCCGTATAACTGATGGGTGCGACTACAGCAATTATTCCCTGATGTGATTGCTCCGTCATGGAAGAAAGTTT
Encoded here:
- the rlmB gene encoding 23S rRNA (guanosine(2251)-2'-O)-methyltransferase RlmB, coding for MENKDIIYGKNAVEGLFLSEKTDRINKIIITEHAKKDPKIKNILKLASDNRIPVQIAPKEKLSSMTEQSHQGIIAVVAPISYTDFDDFAALLKGREKSLVILLDGVEDPHNLGAIIRSAKCAGAQGVIIPKRRTSLVTSVVEKCSAGAVSQLPIVQVSNLNNAIDDLKKIGFWVYGAEASGSENYFDVRYDTNTAFILGGENQGISRLSAKKCDVLIKIPMPGEFNSLNVSNAAAILMFEFVRQQINVKKR
- a CDS encoding patatin-like phospholipase family protein, with protein sequence MNKDLNYLCIFGGGAVRGYAYIGVQRAFEELGIVPKMYAGSSVGAILSAFLAAGATGQDLYDIFSEVNYELFRDINLSFSPTFSISKGGVLLDWLRNNLEKIFYKENYIKDENSPICFKDLEKDLLIITTDIKNSKPFIFSKFHTPDFEVAEAIRISGSMPGLLTPVEHEEKLLTDGDLLKSNPLWKLDKSLCPENLRILEFRLEGGKYNKISSVFGFFNTLYNTITNCSTDFVMGLYAKQDKFDYIKIDTEDILLVNFNLSTPEKQKLIDIGYTTTMEFFNKTLPAKRTLIYEDYKALITLTGQLKDFLSGNKLTQTKNTLGEIFMLLNSQDLKIDIEIYQQLTDFKNLFLKSRAKGFFGNDILKDKDKLRQKLLILKKELDTKHKEFEKYFHLQ
- a CDS encoding flavodoxin family protein; this encodes MKVLLINSSAKPDGCTFTALGEVAKALNAEGIETEIVQLGAAPVADCVACYVCRKNSTGKCVFDGDIVNILIEKAKEADGFVFGSPVYYAHPTGRILSVMNRVFFAGGHALRYKPAAAVVSARRAGTTAALDVINKHFTINNMPVVPSCYWNMVHGSSPEDVYKDEEGVQIMRTLGKNMAWMLKCIEAGKNADINPPEAEEKIWTNFIR
- a CDS encoding helix-turn-helix transcriptional regulator, which translates into the protein MQENKQILKNTLAKQIKILRKKSKKSISLLSDEVNLSKSIWSDLEKGVKDPQFSTLWRISESLNIPLSKIIAAIEKELKNSISFIED
- a CDS encoding sigma-70 family RNA polymerase sigma factor; the encoded protein is MQQKGLALEMSDEQKKSKSKISSLDDDNDSNDIDIDFEQFEEELEGPASTQVSELDYSLGFSDDSVKIYLQQIGKISLLTQEQEVEFARRIQEKNDKVAKNKLIRANLRLVVSIAKKYIGRGLTFLDLIQEGNVGLIKAAEKFDYSKGYKFSTYATWWIQQAITRGIADKSRTIRLPVHMIETLGKIKKVSKDLKLYLNRTPTKEEIAEKLDMPLSKLRYVIRSAQGTISIETPINQKEETAKIADILIDEASIAPESQVTQDNLLNEVQGMLSKLSQKERDILILRFGLDDDGQKKTLEEIGAKYSVSRERVRQIENRAICKLKKLCKNNIEAKGLKNYLDQN